In Phlebotomus papatasi isolate M1 chromosome 1, Ppap_2.1, whole genome shotgun sequence, the following proteins share a genomic window:
- the LOC129799182 gene encoding uncharacterized protein LOC129799182, which translates to MKHIDPFDIARQAFERCNIQEVVCPFSGKKSPDIIRQTLHLNPDYVYPSLIASPISFYCDEVLEAEKDYNLPLPGAFGQETHSERTFLDSAENSCETFRSFSGLFNFEGTRTPKSLSDTSEEFISTPSPVSPPELPQSEEDIYSDEESPLRATFSPVPEKSTEEPPADAENSKTNCPKIPKEDASNQRQKKQKRLKSILEKISTLRQKENEEFHLSQKKQENPKSFIEKITTLRQKENEKQEVLRNNPNMTGDETLMISVDALRDDGRILKHFNIPIAVSSLPEISNYQESSSGDRSLPLKKRYQAFQEDLLKYEKSRRKTRNKNILKDMLQKSKSKVIRAPSRRTEVSDDVPLDLSRYSRRETSQKISSKPTEISRVIEIPAQEAPFQPPQPLHHPIPLRYLVQYPQVRNSEESSEVPIFYPPPISGINGIPRIVNPPNTPSYSYPPIVQSNTYPKPVTYYPIPARYYERHPEAVQIRKSIPQNVLQAPQMSVLDGRNPLSRSQAASYVQYPPGQLHYLPQSSVIYRPRQAEKPRNPPVTYPYSLHPPQTSQYPPSSNYLPYQTAQFIPQTSQRQPNTQIVQEVPHLRPVRKPSSERAHLRNLLVENGTKERVAAPKATFSDEIPIFHVRNPSYRGVPFPTHEPHPNNGVYFSHGI; encoded by the exons CATATCTTTTT ACTGTGACGAAGTTCTCGAAGCAGAAAAAGACTACAACCTTCCACTTCCTGGTGCCTTTGGCCAAGAGACACATTCTGAGAGAACTTTTCTAGACAGTGCTGAAAATTCATGTGAAACCTTTCGATCATTTAGTGgactttttaattttgaagGAACTAGGACACCGAAATCCTTGAGTGATACAAGTGAGGAATTCATTTCAACTCCTTCGCCAGTATCTCCTCCGGAATTACCTCAAA GTGAAGAAGACATCTATTCAGATGAAGAAAGTCCTCTGAGGGCAACATTTTCTCCTGTCCCGGAGAAATCTACAGAAGAACCACCTGCAGATGCTGAGAATTCCAAGACAAACTGCCCAAAGATACCCAAAGAAGATGCATCAAACCAAAGACAGAAGAAACAAAAGAGACTCAAAAGCATCCTTGAGAAAATATCCACACTGAGGCAGAAAGAAAATGAG GAATTTCATTTATCACAGAAGAAACAAGAGAACCCCAAAAGCTTCATTGAGAAAATTACTACACTGAGACAGAAAGAAAATGAG AAACAGGAAGTGTTAAGAAACAATCCAAATATGACTGGTGATGAGACCTTAATGATATCCGTGGATGCCCTGAGGGATGACGGTAGGATTCTCAAGCACTTTAATATCCCTATAGCAGTGTCGTCCCTTCCTGAAATATCGAATTATCAGGAGAGTTCTTCTGGAGACCGATCACTACCTCTGAAGAAGAGATACCAGGCGTTCCAGGAAGATCTATTGAAGTACGAGAAATCCAGGCGAAAGACCCGCAACAAGAATATCCTGAAAGACATGCTTCAGAAGAGCAAATCGAAAGTCATAAGGGCTCCTAGCAGGAGGACTGAAGTAAGTGATGATGTCCCTCTTGACCTATCACGCTACTCTCGTCGGGAGACTTCTCAGAAAATCTCATCCAAGCCAACAGAGATTTCCAGAGTAATTGAAATTCCTGCTCAAGAGGCTCCTTTTCAGCCTCCTCAACCTCTTCATCATCCCATCCCTCTGAGATACCTCGTGCAATATCCTCAAGTTAGAAATTCTGAAGAATCATCGGAAGTCCCGATATTTTATCCTCCTCCAATTTCCGGAATTAACGGAATTCCGAGGATTGTGAATCCACCTAATACCCCATCCTATTCCTATCCTCCTATTGTTCAATCCAACACCTATCCAAAGC CTGTGACTTACTATCCCATTCCTGCTAGGTACTATGAAAGGCATCCTGAGGCTGTTCAGATTAGGAAATCTATTCCCCAAAATGTCCTTCAAGCCCCACAAATGTCCGTTTTGGATGGAAGAAATCCTCTCTCACGATCTCAGGCTGCCTCTTATGTCCAGTATCCTCCTGGTCAACTTCACTACCTACCCCAATCTTCCGTGATCTATCGACCTCGTCAGGCAGAAAAACCCAGAAATCCTCCTGTAACTTATCCCTATTCCCTCCATCCTCCTCAGACTTCTCAGTATCCCCCTTCCAGCAACTATCTTCCCTATCAAACTGCCCAATTTATCCCTCAAACCTCCCAGAGGCAACCCAATACTCAGATTGTTCAGGAAGTTCCACATCTGAGACCCGTACGAAAACCCTCCTCAGAAAGGGCACATTTGAGGAACCTCCTCGTGGAAAATGGGACAAAGGAGAGAGTTGCAGCCCCTAAAGCAACATTTTCTGATGAAATTCCCATTTTCCATGTGAGAAATCCTTCCTATCGCGGTGTTCCTTTTCCCACGCACGAACCCCATCCCAACAACGGTGTGTATTTTTCCCACGGTATTTAA